One genomic segment of Dehalogenimonas alkenigignens includes these proteins:
- a CDS encoding NAD(P)H-dependent glycerol-3-phosphate dehydrogenase — MTRIAVVGATTWGITLAAVLARKDVDLRILARTEDEAAMTRASVFRTPRLPEGFVLPKGISVTADGAEALQNTDAIIVAVPSQSMRRNMKLIAPHIGKRTLIISAAKGLEVETGKRMSEIIAEETRKDIHDNITVLSGPNLAWEILAGRPAVTVIAAEKESRARRGAKLMTVPDFCAFTNTDMIGVELGGALKNIIALGAGIVDGLGYGDNTKAAFMTRGLTEITALGTALGANPLTLAGLAGQGDLIATCSSKLSRNHQVGARLTRGESLEHIQATMNGIAEGVTTTLVAWKLAQQMGIEMPITERLYRVLYHGDDVRATAKELMAAAATHELAGRKWGLFSLFRRRKKPEIAF, encoded by the coding sequence ATGACTAGAATCGCCGTTGTCGGCGCAACCACCTGGGGCATTACTCTCGCCGCAGTACTGGCGCGCAAGGACGTCGATCTCAGGATACTGGCCCGCACTGAGGACGAAGCCGCTATGACCCGCGCCAGCGTCTTCCGCACTCCCAGGCTGCCGGAGGGCTTTGTCCTGCCTAAAGGCATTTCGGTCACCGCCGATGGCGCAGAGGCTCTCCAGAACACTGACGCTATCATCGTAGCTGTTCCGTCTCAGTCGATGCGCCGCAACATGAAGTTGATTGCCCCGCACATCGGCAAACGCACCCTGATCATCAGCGCCGCCAAAGGTCTCGAGGTCGAGACGGGCAAACGTATGTCTGAGATCATCGCTGAGGAAACCAGGAAAGATATCCATGACAATATCACCGTGCTGTCGGGTCCGAACCTGGCCTGGGAGATACTGGCTGGCCGGCCGGCAGTGACAGTGATCGCCGCTGAAAAGGAATCGCGAGCCCGGCGCGGCGCCAAGCTCATGACCGTCCCGGATTTCTGCGCCTTCACCAATACCGACATGATCGGGGTAGAGTTGGGAGGAGCCCTAAAAAATATCATTGCCCTGGGGGCAGGAATTGTTGACGGTCTCGGTTACGGCGATAATACGAAGGCAGCTTTCATGACCAGAGGTTTGACTGAAATCACCGCCCTGGGTACTGCCCTCGGCGCCAATCCGCTGACCCTGGCCGGGCTGGCGGGGCAGGGCGACCTGATCGCCACCTGTTCCAGCAAGCTGTCTAGGAATCATCAGGTCGGCGCCCGCCTGACCCGGGGCGAATCCCTGGAGCATATCCAGGCAACCATGAACGGCATCGCCGAAGGGGTGACGACGACCCTCGTCGCCTGGAAACTGGCGCAGCAAATGGGCATCGAGATGCCGATCACCGAAAGGCTGTACCGGGTGCTTTACCACGGCGACGACGTTCGAGCCACGGCTAAAGAGCTGATGGCGGCAGCCGCCACCCACGAACTCGCCGGCCGGAAATGGGGTTTGTTCAGCCTGTTCCGGCGCCGGAAAAAGCCGGAAATCGCCTTCTGA
- the dnaJ gene encoding molecular chaperone DnaJ, with translation MAVKRDYYEVLGVARGASDEDIKKAFRKLAFQYHPDRNKEADAEAKFKEINEAYSVLCDGNKRAAYDRFGHAGAAGGPFGGGAGGFEDFAGFGGLGEIFETFFGGMGGQGRQSPRRGTDLNYRVAVTLEEASTGIEKEINIQRIEACEVCKGTGAKEGSSPTKCPECGGQGKVYQVQRSVFGRFTNVVTCTRCRGEGQVISDPCPKCKGIGRERNSRTISVKIPPGIDNGNQIRISGAGNLGDRGGGAGDLYVTVAVMPHKLFRRDGDNIIYELPLNFTQAALGTELDVPTLFGPAKLKVPSGTQTGKVIRLKGKGMPLLNRPSAQGDEWVEIRVVTPEKLTRRQKQLLEELGVTLGTPAATVDEAEK, from the coding sequence ATGGCTGTAAAGCGTGACTATTATGAAGTGCTGGGAGTGGCCCGCGGCGCTTCCGACGAAGATATCAAGAAGGCTTTCCGCAAGCTTGCCTTTCAGTACCATCCGGATCGCAACAAAGAGGCCGATGCGGAGGCTAAGTTTAAAGAGATTAATGAGGCTTATTCAGTGCTTTGCGACGGCAACAAGCGCGCCGCATACGACCGCTTCGGCCATGCCGGAGCCGCCGGCGGGCCGTTTGGCGGAGGGGCTGGGGGCTTTGAGGACTTTGCCGGTTTCGGAGGCCTGGGGGAAATCTTTGAAACCTTTTTCGGCGGCATGGGCGGGCAGGGGCGCCAGTCGCCCCGGCGTGGCACCGATCTTAATTACAGGGTGGCTGTTACGCTGGAGGAGGCTTCTACTGGGATAGAGAAAGAGATCAACATCCAGCGTATAGAAGCTTGTGAAGTGTGCAAGGGCACAGGCGCCAAAGAAGGATCTTCGCCGACCAAATGTCCCGAATGCGGCGGCCAGGGGAAAGTTTACCAGGTGCAGCGCAGTGTTTTCGGAAGGTTCACCAACGTTGTCACCTGCACCCGCTGCCGAGGCGAAGGTCAAGTCATCAGCGACCCATGTCCCAAGTGCAAGGGGATCGGTCGAGAACGCAATTCACGCACTATCAGCGTCAAGATACCGCCGGGCATCGATAACGGCAACCAGATCCGCATCTCCGGGGCGGGCAATCTCGGTGACCGGGGCGGCGGCGCCGGTGACCTGTACGTTACCGTCGCGGTGATGCCGCATAAGCTGTTCCGCAGGGATGGCGACAATATCATTTACGAACTGCCGCTTAATTTTACCCAGGCGGCGCTGGGTACTGAACTTGATGTTCCGACACTCTTCGGTCCGGCCAAACTCAAAGTGCCGTCCGGGACTCAAACTGGCAAGGTCATCCGCCTGAAAGGGAAAGGCATGCCGCTGCTGAACCGCCCGTCGGCCCAGGGCGATGAGTGGGTGGAAATTAGAGTAGTCACTCCGGAGAAGCTGACCCGGCGCCAAAAGCAGCTACTGGAAGAACTCGGCGTTACCCTGGGTACGCCTGCTGCAACGGTTGATGAAGCTGAGAAGTAA
- the argF gene encoding ornithine carbamoyltransferase: MKSKDFLSITDLAPHEIRLLLSDAASMKAQGWQTTLSGKTLALVFEKPSLRTRLSFELAMKQLGGEAIYLSPAEVGLGKRESIADVARVLSRYVDAIAVRTFAQSTVEELARWAGVPVVNALSDAEHPCQALADLLTIFEHKGEFPGLKLAFIGDGNNVAVSLALAAASVGLSFTMASPKGYELPPEAVHRALELAARSESVFSFTDDPGEAAFGADIIYTDTWTSMGQEADAEARRKAFEGYQVNERLVSLAKPDAIVMHCLPAHHGEEVAAGLLDSPQSVVFDQAENRLHVQKALLADMLGGLCFPWPG, from the coding sequence ATGAAGTCTAAAGATTTTCTCTCCATTACCGACCTGGCGCCCCATGAGATCCGGCTGCTTCTGTCCGATGCCGCCTCCATGAAAGCCCAGGGCTGGCAGACGACGCTTTCCGGCAAAACGCTGGCCCTCGTCTTCGAGAAACCATCGCTGCGCACCCGCCTCAGTTTCGAGCTGGCTATGAAGCAGCTCGGCGGAGAGGCCATCTACCTCTCGCCTGCCGAGGTCGGCCTGGGCAAGCGGGAGAGCATCGCCGACGTCGCCCGGGTGCTGTCGCGCTATGTGGATGCCATCGCCGTGCGCACTTTCGCCCAATCCACCGTCGAGGAACTGGCCCGCTGGGCCGGCGTGCCGGTGGTGAACGCCCTGTCGGACGCCGAGCACCCCTGCCAGGCGCTGGCTGACCTGCTCACTATCTTCGAGCACAAAGGCGAATTCCCCGGTCTGAAACTGGCTTTCATCGGCGACGGCAACAACGTGGCGGTGAGCCTGGCGCTGGCCGCCGCCTCGGTAGGCCTGTCGTTCACCATGGCTTCGCCGAAAGGTTATGAACTGCCGCCTGAAGCGGTGCACAGGGCTCTTGAGCTGGCGGCCCGGAGCGAGAGCGTTTTCAGCTTTACCGATGATCCCGGGGAGGCGGCGTTCGGCGCCGACATCATCTACACCGATACCTGGACCTCGATGGGGCAGGAGGCGGACGCCGAGGCGCGCCGCAAGGCTTTCGAAGGTTATCAGGTTAACGAAAGGCTGGTCTCTTTGGCCAAGCCGGATGCCATCGTCATGCACTGCCTGCCAGCCCATCACGGCGAAGAGGTCGCCGCAGGGCTGCTGGACAGCCCGCAATCAGTCGTCTTCGACCAGGCGGAGAACCGCCTCCACGTTCAGAAGGCGCTCCTCGCCGATATGCTGGGCGGCTTATGCTTCCCGTGGCCGGGTTGA
- the plsY gene encoding glycerol-3-phosphate 1-O-acyltransferase PlsY, with translation MLVTELVLVTMAAYLIGSIPFGYLIARRKAKIDITSFGSGRIGATNVLRTLGRKMAALVALLDVLKGVAAVLLAGAVIGHDYVLVGDYHLGILAAQVAAALAAVAGHIFPVFNHFKGGRGVATFFGGFIALYPLAAVFGGEVFIISVGLTGFASLGSIAGVAGAYAMMIPLSLHSGIPMEYLVYSLIGSTVVIFMHRDNIQRLIAGKERRINEKAH, from the coding sequence ATGCTGGTGACTGAACTCGTCCTCGTGACCATGGCTGCCTATCTCATCGGCAGCATCCCGTTCGGCTACCTCATCGCCCGTCGCAAGGCCAAGATCGACATCACCTCTTTCGGCAGCGGCCGCATCGGCGCCACCAACGTCCTGCGGACCCTTGGCCGTAAAATGGCAGCCCTCGTCGCTTTGCTCGATGTGCTTAAAGGCGTCGCCGCGGTCCTCCTGGCCGGAGCCGTAATCGGGCACGATTACGTCCTGGTAGGCGATTATCACCTGGGCATCCTGGCCGCTCAGGTAGCCGCCGCCCTGGCGGCGGTTGCCGGTCATATCTTTCCGGTCTTCAACCACTTCAAAGGCGGCCGCGGCGTGGCCACCTTCTTCGGGGGTTTCATAGCCCTCTATCCACTGGCGGCCGTTTTCGGCGGGGAGGTTTTCATAATCAGCGTCGGATTGACCGGGTTTGCCTCCCTGGGCAGTATAGCCGGCGTTGCCGGCGCCTATGCCATGATGATCCCCTTGTCGCTTCACTCCGGCATCCCTATGGAGTATCTGGTCTACTCGCTTATCGGCTCAACAGTCGTCATCTTCATGCACCGTGACAATATCCAGAGACTGATCGCCGGTAAAGAGCGCCGCATCAACGAAAAAGCCCACTAG
- a CDS encoding DNA polymerase Y family protein produces MKLLCVLLPHFPFRCEALRRHDLAGRAVAVAYSLGSRRRLLDFTPGLEGLERDMPLPQALSRHGGLEILHADMPHYWRVWNGVLDALEKVSPLVEGAVLGEAYLGCDGLGLLYPDDDALAAAVRQAVPPGFEAGIGIAGGKFPACLAAAAGPSGGCRAVGNEMDWLKDLPCDLLPVSPKIKARLHDFGLHTMGKVAEIPLFKLEAQFGPEGRRLGELAAGCDSTPLCPRQSEEIIEESTSLPSPSASLDVILMAVESLLYRAFARFNHRGLGMRSVELWSRTSLDEHWQKLVHFKEPAMNCRSAMVRVRQVMECCPQPGPVEELGIKLVRIGRPAGQQDNIFTDTRSDEKLLDDIRQLELKMGAPQLYKMKEVEPWSRIPERRYVLTPLGR; encoded by the coding sequence ATGAAGCTGCTGTGTGTTCTGCTGCCCCATTTTCCGTTTCGCTGCGAAGCGCTGCGCCGTCACGACCTTGCCGGACGCGCGGTGGCGGTGGCCTATTCGCTCGGCTCGCGGCGCCGCCTGCTCGATTTCACCCCTGGACTGGAAGGACTGGAACGGGATATGCCCCTGCCGCAGGCACTTTCGCGGCACGGCGGATTGGAGATCCTGCACGCTGATATGCCGCATTATTGGCGGGTCTGGAACGGGGTGCTGGACGCTTTGGAGAAGGTCAGCCCGCTGGTTGAGGGAGCTGTGCTGGGAGAGGCTTACCTTGGCTGCGACGGCCTCGGGTTGCTTTACCCAGATGACGACGCCCTTGCCGCTGCGGTCAGGCAGGCGGTGCCTCCCGGGTTTGAGGCTGGCATCGGCATTGCCGGGGGGAAATTCCCGGCCTGCCTGGCGGCTGCGGCCGGCCCGAGCGGCGGCTGCCGCGCCGTCGGCAACGAGATGGATTGGCTGAAGGACCTTCCCTGTGATTTGCTGCCGGTGTCGCCTAAGATCAAGGCCCGGCTGCACGATTTTGGGCTTCATACTATGGGCAAAGTGGCTGAGATTCCGCTGTTTAAGCTGGAGGCCCAATTCGGACCGGAGGGCCGGCGCCTCGGTGAACTGGCAGCCGGATGCGACAGCACGCCGCTCTGTCCGCGCCAATCGGAGGAAATAATTGAAGAAAGCACCAGCCTGCCTTCCCCTTCGGCATCGCTTGACGTTATTCTCATGGCCGTAGAATCGCTGCTCTATCGCGCCTTCGCCCGCTTTAATCACCGGGGCCTCGGCATGAGAAGCGTTGAATTATGGAGCCGCACCAGCCTCGATGAGCATTGGCAGAAGCTTGTTCATTTCAAGGAGCCGGCCATGAACTGCCGCTCTGCGATGGTGCGGGTCAGGCAGGTCATGGAATGCTGCCCGCAGCCCGGCCCGGTTGAGGAACTGGGCATTAAACTTGTTCGTATCGGCCGGCCGGCGGGACAGCAGGACAACATTTTCACCGACACCAGGTCGGATGAGAAGCTGCTGGATGATATCCGCCAGCTGGAGCTCAAAATGGGCGCGCCGCAGCTTTACAAGATGAAGGAGGTCGAACCGTGGTCCCGGATACCGGAAAGACGCTATGTGCTGACACCATTAGGCCGGTAA
- the der gene encoding ribosome biogenesis GTPase Der — translation MNSLPSVAIVGRQNVGKSTLLNRLTGKRTAITEDLPGTTRDRLHVPMNHAGRDFILVDTGGMENLPQEAIARSVNDQVRAAMKEAAVIVFLVDAQSGLAPLDHEIADEIRRAGKPVVVAVNKADNPRLALHGAEFHALGFGEPMPISAYHGRGVEDLLDRIFELLPEPEAAVVEKPGLRIAIAGRANVGKSSLLNALTGEERTIVSPIPGTTRDSIDTAIDTPQGSVVLIDTAGIRRRGRVEPGVEEYSVIRSLNAIDRADIVLVVLDAIEPATSQDTHIAGYARDQGRGLILVVNKIDLLENKDMTEFDRNMAARFKFIPYAQRLYLSARTGDGIDRVIPAAFDIQAQRSHRIPTPELNSLVRQALAKHSPPSAGGKLLKVLYATQVGVCPPEIVFFVNDPKLVHFSFQRFLENRLREVFGFSGTPIKFTFKSRGE, via the coding sequence ATGAATTCACTCCCTTCTGTCGCTATCGTCGGCCGTCAGAATGTCGGCAAGTCTACCCTGCTCAACCGGCTGACCGGCAAGCGGACAGCTATCACCGAGGACCTGCCAGGCACCACGCGGGATCGGCTGCACGTCCCCATGAATCATGCCGGCCGCGATTTCATCCTGGTGGACACCGGCGGCATGGAAAACTTACCGCAGGAAGCCATCGCCCGCTCGGTCAACGACCAGGTGCGCGCCGCCATGAAAGAAGCGGCGGTAATTGTCTTCCTGGTCGACGCTCAGTCCGGGCTGGCGCCGCTCGACCACGAAATCGCCGATGAGATCAGGCGAGCCGGCAAGCCGGTGGTAGTCGCTGTCAACAAAGCGGACAATCCCAGGCTGGCCCTCCACGGCGCGGAGTTCCACGCCCTGGGCTTCGGTGAACCAATGCCTATTTCAGCCTACCACGGCCGGGGAGTTGAAGACCTGCTGGACCGGATCTTCGAACTCCTGCCCGAACCTGAGGCGGCGGTAGTGGAGAAACCCGGTCTGCGCATCGCTATCGCCGGTCGAGCCAACGTCGGCAAGTCGTCGCTGCTGAACGCCCTGACCGGGGAGGAGAGGACTATCGTTTCTCCCATTCCTGGGACAACCAGGGACTCAATAGACACTGCTATTGACACGCCGCAGGGTTCTGTGGTACTTATAGACACCGCTGGAATCAGGCGGCGCGGCCGGGTAGAACCTGGCGTCGAAGAGTACAGTGTCATCCGCTCTTTGAACGCCATTGACCGCGCCGATATCGTCCTTGTGGTGTTGGACGCCATTGAACCGGCTACTTCTCAAGACACCCATATCGCCGGTTACGCCAGGGATCAAGGCCGGGGTCTCATACTCGTCGTCAACAAGATTGACCTGTTAGAAAACAAAGATATGACCGAATTCGACCGGAATATGGCGGCGCGGTTTAAGTTTATTCCCTATGCCCAGCGCCTTTACCTTTCCGCCCGCACCGGCGACGGCATTGACCGCGTCATCCCCGCCGCCTTCGACATCCAGGCCCAGCGCAGCCACCGCATCCCTACGCCTGAACTCAACAGCCTGGTCCGCCAGGCGTTGGCGAAGCATTCCCCTCCCAGTGCCGGCGGCAAGCTTCTGAAAGTATTGTACGCCACCCAGGTGGGTGTTTGTCCGCCTGAGATCGTCTTCTTTGTCAACGATCCTAAACTGGTTCATTTCTCTTTTCAGCGTTTCCTGGAGAACCGGCTGAGGGAAGTCTTCGGTTTCTCGGGCACACCGATCAAGTTCACGTTCAAATCCAGAGGTGAATAA
- a CDS encoding DNA polymerase III subunit alpha, giving the protein MPYAELHCHSYYSFQDGASSLEELLARSKELGYSALAVTDHDNFCGAMRFAHLSKSLELPGIIGAELTLRGGYHLTLLAKDRDGYRNLCRLITAAREAPDRAEPELPPEVIGAHAAGLICLSGCPKSELSQLAAAGRINEARTLVRLYLDWFGADNYFIELQHNLAFGDTARNRALLAIAREAGAQVVATGNVHYHMQERHRLQDCLAAVSACKSLEDSHRERRPNSEFYLRPAAQIEGLFSDCPEAVTNTVKIAERCRFDLTSDLGYTFPDYCAPGGLSPDDYLEQLCLEAAIRRYGAVTSEVRARLDDEFRLIKKHGLAGFLLLYRDVIELGRQVMIDQGLSDPSQFIEDNPPGRGRGSSVALLIGYLIGLSHIDPLKYRLSLERFLPEDALGCVPDIDLDFPRRIREELILRVHRRWGWRNAALAGTIATYQIKGAVRDLGKALGLPLEEVDRLSKFVDWGSARKLESQMEKHPGFRHLINQPVWRDLISLAAELDGFPKYMGQHPGGMIISSGPLTDIVPVQRGAIDGRYVCQWDKDSIDDAGFVKIDFLALGALSQMQEAVEIIRARTGQRIDMSRIDFDDQAVYNMLCAGDTVGIFQVESAAQMQTIIRLRPRNLTDMAHEVGAVRPGVGVNGGVQEYLARRSKKKPVVFDHELERRALERTLGVVLFQDQVNQLAVDVAGFSPAAADQLRRAFGRRHNEAMLDRYHEKFISGAARRGVDEASAEKVWQKFNGQYMFPESHAFAFGVTAFQAAWLKLYYPLEFFAAIFNQQPMGFYNLETLKEDARRHGVAVLNPDINRSEALSVVENGALRLGLLHVGGVGESFARAILDERARGGYYADVGDFLARSAVLEEAALALAAAGAFDGLESNRRKVKWEVGLKYRPVNSQLFLPLPAAQDMTELSAMTAWEQMQEEYGTMGLFPSGHIMACLRPRFTNQVATSRDIAQLVDGSEVTVAGMVIRRQRPHRKVVFITLEDEFGHVPLMVFPGVYERAEQRFKSPFLVVRGRVSRRDGAHNVVVAEVRSFSALEKAPPSKDWH; this is encoded by the coding sequence ATGCCTTACGCTGAACTTCATTGCCACAGTTACTATTCTTTCCAAGACGGCGCATCATCGCTGGAGGAGTTGCTTGCCCGATCGAAGGAGCTTGGTTACTCTGCCCTCGCGGTGACGGATCACGACAACTTCTGCGGCGCCATGCGCTTTGCCCACCTGTCTAAATCACTGGAACTCCCGGGAATTATCGGCGCCGAACTGACCCTGAGGGGCGGCTACCACCTGACGCTCCTGGCTAAAGACCGGGACGGCTACCGCAACCTGTGCCGTCTTATTACCGCCGCCCGCGAGGCGCCGGATCGTGCCGAACCGGAACTGCCGCCGGAGGTCATCGGCGCTCATGCCGCGGGGCTTATCTGCCTGTCGGGCTGCCCCAAAAGCGAACTGTCCCAGCTCGCCGCGGCGGGGCGCATCAACGAGGCGAGGACGCTGGTGCGTCTGTACCTCGACTGGTTCGGCGCTGATAATTACTTCATCGAACTGCAGCACAACCTGGCCTTTGGCGACACCGCCCGCAACAGGGCGCTCCTGGCCATCGCCCGGGAGGCTGGAGCCCAGGTGGTCGCCACTGGAAATGTCCACTACCATATGCAAGAGCGCCACCGCCTGCAGGACTGCCTGGCGGCGGTCAGCGCCTGCAAGAGCCTGGAGGACAGTCATCGGGAACGGCGGCCGAATTCGGAATTCTATCTGCGGCCGGCAGCCCAGATCGAAGGTCTTTTCAGTGACTGCCCGGAGGCGGTGACCAACACGGTCAAGATCGCTGAACGCTGCCGTTTTGATTTGACCAGCGATCTGGGCTATACCTTTCCTGACTACTGTGCCCCAGGCGGCCTGAGCCCCGATGATTACCTCGAGCAGTTATGTCTCGAAGCGGCGATCAGGCGTTACGGCGCCGTTACCTCCGAGGTCAGGGCGCGGCTCGACGATGAGTTCCGGCTGATTAAAAAGCACGGGCTGGCCGGCTTCCTGCTGCTCTATCGCGATGTCATCGAACTGGGCCGGCAGGTCATGATTGACCAGGGGCTGTCAGATCCGTCGCAGTTTATTGAAGACAATCCGCCGGGACGCGGCCGCGGCTCCTCGGTGGCCCTGCTGATCGGCTACCTGATTGGGCTGTCTCATATTGACCCCCTTAAATACCGGTTGTCGCTGGAACGCTTTTTACCTGAGGATGCGCTGGGCTGCGTGCCGGATATTGATCTGGATTTTCCGCGCCGCATCCGTGAGGAACTCATACTGCGCGTCCACCGGAGGTGGGGCTGGCGCAACGCCGCCCTGGCCGGCACCATTGCCACATACCAGATCAAAGGAGCGGTGCGGGACCTGGGGAAAGCTCTAGGTTTACCGCTTGAGGAGGTCGATCGGCTTTCAAAATTCGTCGATTGGGGCAGCGCCCGGAAGCTTGAATCGCAGATGGAGAAGCATCCCGGCTTCCGCCATTTGATTAACCAGCCGGTATGGCGAGACCTGATCTCGCTGGCGGCCGAACTTGACGGTTTCCCTAAATACATGGGGCAGCACCCGGGAGGGATGATTATCTCCTCAGGGCCGCTGACCGATATCGTGCCGGTACAGCGCGGCGCTATTGACGGCCGCTATGTGTGCCAGTGGGACAAGGACTCTATCGACGACGCCGGCTTCGTCAAGATCGACTTTCTGGCCCTGGGGGCGCTGTCCCAGATGCAGGAGGCGGTGGAGATCATCAGGGCGCGAACCGGGCAGCGCATCGACATGTCGCGCATCGACTTCGACGATCAGGCCGTCTACAACATGCTGTGCGCCGGCGATACCGTCGGCATTTTCCAGGTGGAGTCTGCCGCTCAGATGCAGACCATCATCCGGCTCAGGCCACGCAATCTGACGGATATGGCTCATGAAGTGGGAGCGGTACGCCCCGGCGTCGGCGTCAATGGAGGGGTCCAGGAATATCTGGCTCGGAGGAGCAAAAAGAAGCCGGTTGTTTTTGACCACGAGCTGGAGAGGCGGGCGCTGGAACGCACCCTGGGAGTTGTCCTGTTTCAGGATCAGGTGAATCAGTTAGCCGTGGATGTCGCCGGCTTTTCCCCGGCGGCGGCCGACCAGCTCAGACGCGCCTTCGGCCGCCGCCACAATGAAGCGATGCTGGACCGCTATCATGAAAAGTTCATCTCAGGTGCCGCCAGGCGCGGTGTTGATGAGGCTTCCGCCGAAAAAGTGTGGCAAAAATTCAACGGCCAGTATATGTTTCCGGAGTCGCATGCCTTTGCCTTCGGAGTGACCGCCTTTCAGGCGGCCTGGCTGAAACTCTATTACCCGCTGGAGTTCTTTGCCGCTATCTTCAACCAGCAGCCCATGGGCTTCTATAACCTCGAGACCTTGAAGGAAGATGCCCGGCGGCACGGTGTGGCGGTGCTCAACCCGGACATCAACCGCAGCGAGGCGCTCAGCGTCGTTGAAAACGGCGCCCTCCGGCTGGGTTTGCTTCATGTTGGCGGGGTGGGGGAGTCATTTGCCAGGGCCATCCTCGATGAACGGGCCAGGGGCGGATATTATGCGGATGTCGGGGATTTCCTGGCGCGCAGCGCCGTGCTTGAGGAAGCGGCGCTGGCCCTGGCGGCCGCGGGGGCCTTTGACGGTCTTGAGTCGAACAGGCGTAAGGTAAAATGGGAAGTCGGTCTGAAATACCGGCCGGTAAACTCGCAGCTTTTCTTGCCGCTGCCAGCGGCCCAGGATATGACTGAACTATCGGCTATGACCGCCTGGGAGCAGATGCAGGAGGAATACGGCACCATGGGACTCTTCCCTTCGGGGCATATCATGGCCTGTCTGCGGCCACGGTTCACTAACCAGGTGGCTACCAGCCGCGATATCGCTCAACTTGTCGATGGGTCAGAGGTTACCGTCGCCGGCATGGTCATCCGGCGTCAGCGCCCGCACCGGAAGGTGGTCTTCATCACTCTGGAGGACGAGTTCGGCCACGTGCCGCTCATGGTTTTCCCCGGAGTTTATGAGCGAGCGGAGCAGAGATTTAAATCCCCTTTCCTGGTGGTCAGAGGCAGGGTGTCGCGGCGGGATGGCGCTCACAATGTGGTGGTGGCAGAGGTCAGGTCATTTTCCGCTCTGGAGAAGGCGCCGCCGTCCAAGGACTGGCATTAG